The Peromyscus eremicus chromosome 11, PerEre_H2_v1, whole genome shotgun sequence genome includes a window with the following:
- the LOC131921682 gene encoding gem-associated protein 8-like, whose amino-acid sequence MASKWSATASWYSHPVYARYWRHYHHAMFWMRSHQNAYRKSRDSYFSSLWFSPPGVLPWNSLAYEARHPWNFQGQHTAWQEPPYSVPHLQSSGQPLYHSSRAQASTGEDKTPHEEEEMESDSDNEVEYDVSSMEITEELRQYFAETERHREERRRQQQVDAERLEDYVNADHGLYYNHRRSAEPPSQKPGERRRAEMQRLYGDSAPKILAMEAAVQLSFDKYCDKKQPKYWPVIPLKF is encoded by the coding sequence ATGGCATCGAAATGGAGCGCTACTGCATCTTGGTATTCTCACCCAGTGTATGCCAGATACTGGCGACATTATCACCATGCCATGTTTTGGATGCGAAGCCACCAGAATGCCTACAGAAAGTCCAGGGATTCCTATTTCTCTTCCCTGTGGTTCTCTCCTCCTGGAGTTCTTCCGTGGAACTCTCTTGCTTATGAGGCTAGGCATCCTTGGAACTTTCAAGGCCAGCACACGGCCTGGCAGGAGCCTCCCTACAGTGTTCCACATCTCCAAAGCTCTGGGCAGCCTCTGTACCATAGCAGTAGAGCCCAGGCCTCCACAGGAGAAGACAAAACCCCGcatgaagaggaagagatggagtcCGATTCAGATAATGAGGTAGAATACGACGTGAGCAGTATGGAAATCACCGAGGAGCTCCGCCAGTACTTTGCAGAGACCGAGAGGCACCGAGAAGAGCGGCGGCGACAGCAGCAGGTAGACGCGGAGCGCCTGGAAGACTATGTGAATGCCGACCACGGCCTGTACTACAACCACCGCCGGTCAGCGGAGCCCCCATCCCAGAAGCCCGGGGAGCGGCGTCGAGCCGAGATGCAGCGCCTGTATGGGGACAGTGCCCCCAAGATCCTGGCCATGGAGGCTGCTGTGCAGCTGAGCTTTGACAAGTACTGTGACAAAAAGCAGCCAAAATACTGGCCTGTCATTCCCCTGAAGTTCTGA